The Thermosynechococcus sp. genome has a segment encoding these proteins:
- the tpiA gene encoding triose-phosphate isomerase, whose amino-acid sequence MHKTQQEAVAFLQEFLGELVDTPSDREVVLCVPYTCLSVLSKNLHGTRVKLGAQNVHWADQGAFTGEISPPMLAELGVRYVIIGHSERRQYFGETDATVNQRLKAAQRHGLTPILCVGETKAQRDAGETENHILQQLALDLVDVDQTNLVIAYEPIWAIGTGDTCEEKEANRVIGLIRSKLQNPDVPIQYGGSVNANNIDAIMAQPEIDGVLVGGASLQPASFGRIVNYKPL is encoded by the coding sequence ATGCACAAAACCCAACAGGAGGCAGTGGCCTTCCTCCAGGAGTTCTTAGGGGAATTGGTGGATACCCCCAGCGATCGCGAGGTGGTGCTCTGTGTTCCCTACACCTGTTTGAGTGTGTTGTCCAAGAATCTGCACGGCACGCGGGTGAAGCTGGGCGCCCAAAATGTCCACTGGGCAGATCAAGGGGCGTTTACGGGTGAAATTTCGCCACCAATGCTGGCGGAGCTGGGGGTGCGCTACGTGATTATTGGCCACAGTGAGCGGCGGCAGTATTTTGGTGAAACGGATGCCACGGTTAACCAACGGCTCAAGGCTGCCCAACGCCACGGCCTGACACCGATTCTCTGTGTTGGTGAAACGAAGGCCCAACGGGATGCCGGCGAAACAGAAAACCACATCTTGCAGCAGTTGGCGCTGGACTTGGTGGATGTGGATCAGACCAATTTGGTGATTGCCTACGAACCCATTTGGGCGATCGGGACGGGCGATACCTGTGAAGAAAAAGAAGCCAACCGGGTCATTGGCCTGATTCGCAGTAAGCTGCAAAATCCCGATGTCCCTATTCAGTACGGTGGCTCAGTGAATGCCAACAACATTGATGCGATCATGGCCCAGCCAGAAATTGATGGGGTGCTGGTGGGTGGCGCTAGTTTGCAGCCGGCGAGTTTTGGGCGCATTGTTAATTACAAGCCCCTTTGA
- a CDS encoding tetratricopeptide repeat protein, translating to MRQHLFRALTILAAFVGLSSAVVAQPIAIATLTPPELQELQRLMPRSAEDYYNVGLMHQGTGDLAAAIDAFSQAIRLNPSADYYFARGLAYYDQGDMQRAIADFTTALHNDPQFIAAYYNRGMAYLALQNYNAAIVDFDAALARDPQFVAAYYSRGMAHFDSGNVELAQADYERARALNPAMTAQYYDRAPRPLTGGP from the coding sequence ATGCGCCAACACCTGTTCCGTGCTTTGACAATCTTAGCTGCTTTTGTTGGTCTCAGCAGTGCTGTTGTGGCACAGCCCATAGCGATCGCCACCCTGACTCCCCCCGAACTTCAGGAACTGCAACGCCTTATGCCCCGCAGTGCCGAGGACTACTACAACGTGGGATTAATGCACCAAGGGACGGGGGATCTGGCCGCTGCCATTGATGCCTTTAGCCAAGCGATCAGACTCAACCCCAGTGCTGACTACTACTTTGCTCGCGGCCTGGCCTATTACGACCAAGGGGATATGCAGCGGGCGATTGCGGACTTCACCACCGCGCTGCACAACGATCCCCAGTTTATTGCCGCCTATTACAACCGCGGCATGGCCTATCTTGCCCTACAAAACTACAATGCAGCAATTGTGGACTTTGATGCTGCCCTAGCACGGGATCCTCAATTTGTTGCTGCCTACTATAGTCGGGGCATGGCCCACTTCGACAGTGGCAATGTTGAGCTGGCGCAGGCGGACTATGAGCGTGCTCGCGCTCTCAACCCAGCCATGACCGCCCAGTACTACGATCGCGCCCCCCGGCCCCTCACGGGCGGTCCCTAG
- a CDS encoding DUF3134 domain-containing protein, with protein MTLYNPSLYEEPISQKNLTAVGRADRSILEWLQQTGRLIPRDANEADPIIDSTLDDMGEIEEFVGDSLGDYDEEEDLGLEE; from the coding sequence ATGACCCTATACAATCCCTCTTTGTACGAAGAACCCATTTCCCAAAAGAACCTCACTGCTGTTGGCCGGGCCGATCGCTCTATTTTGGAATGGTTACAACAAACGGGTCGATTAATTCCCCGTGATGCCAATGAGGCGGACCCAATCATTGATAGCACCCTCGATGATATGGGTGAAATTGAGGAATTTGTGGGTGACTCCTTGGGCGATTACGACGAAGAAGAGGACCTAGGGCTTGAGGAGTAG
- the metK gene encoding methionine adenosyltransferase — MRYLFSSESVTEGHPDKICDQIADAILDALLTQDPQSRVAAEVVVNTGLVLITGEITTKAQVNYVNIARQKIHEIGYTDANNGFAANSCAVIVALDEQSPDIARGVDTAQEAREQLSDTELDRIGAGDQGIMFGYACNETPEYMPLPISLAHRMARRLAAVRKTGQLPYLRPDGKTQVTVIYEDGKPVGIDTILISTQHTATIDDLREESAVQAKIKADLWEAVVKPVFADLTLQPDGNTRFLVNPTGKFVIGGPQGDSGLTGRKLVVDTYGGYARHGGGAFSGKDPTKVDRSAAYMARYIAKNIVAAGLADKCELQISYAIGVARPMSLFVDTFGTGKLAPEQLLELIKTHFDLRPAAIIQTFNLRQLPQDRGGRFYQDVAAYGHFGRHDLDLPWERLDKVADLQAAAAQFLSAV; from the coding sequence CCAAATTGCCGATGCCATTCTGGATGCTTTGCTTACCCAAGATCCCCAGAGTCGTGTGGCCGCTGAGGTGGTTGTTAATACGGGTTTAGTTCTAATTACCGGGGAAATTACAACCAAGGCCCAGGTCAACTACGTTAACATAGCGCGGCAGAAAATCCATGAAATTGGCTATACCGATGCCAACAATGGCTTTGCCGCCAATAGCTGTGCCGTCATTGTTGCCCTTGATGAGCAATCCCCCGATATTGCCCGTGGTGTGGATACGGCCCAGGAAGCCCGGGAGCAGCTCAGTGACACCGAACTGGATCGCATTGGTGCCGGCGATCAGGGGATTATGTTTGGCTATGCCTGCAATGAAACCCCGGAGTATATGCCCTTGCCCATTAGCTTGGCCCACCGCATGGCACGTCGCTTGGCCGCTGTCCGTAAAACTGGTCAGCTTCCCTACCTACGTCCCGATGGCAAAACCCAAGTCACGGTCATCTATGAGGATGGCAAGCCAGTGGGGATTGATACAATTTTGATTTCCACCCAACACACAGCCACCATTGATGACCTTAGGGAGGAAAGCGCTGTTCAAGCCAAGATTAAAGCCGATCTCTGGGAGGCGGTTGTCAAGCCGGTTTTTGCCGATTTGACCCTCCAACCCGATGGGAACACCCGCTTTTTAGTGAATCCTACGGGCAAATTTGTGATTGGCGGTCCCCAAGGGGATTCAGGACTCACGGGGCGCAAACTGGTGGTGGATACCTACGGTGGTTATGCCCGCCATGGCGGCGGTGCCTTTTCCGGTAAAGATCCGACAAAAGTGGATCGCAGTGCCGCCTATATGGCTCGTTACATTGCCAAAAACATCGTTGCCGCAGGGCTAGCGGACAAATGCGAGTTACAGATTAGCTATGCCATTGGCGTCGCTCGCCCCATGAGTCTCTTTGTGGATACCTTTGGCACGGGTAAACTGGCCCCAGAACAATTGTTGGAGTTGATTAAAACCCACTTTGATCTGCGCCCCGCTGCCATTATTCAAACCTTTAACCTGCGTCAGTTACCCCAAGATCGCGGTGGTCGCTTCTACCAAGATGTGGCCGCCTATGGTCACTTTGGGCGCCATGATCTTGACTTGCCTTGGGAAAGACTCGATAAAGTCGCCGATCTGCAAGCTGCTGCCGCTCAGTTCCTAAGTGCAGTCTAG
- a CDS encoding murein transglycosylase A: protein MAGLLTGVVSGIVILAASAIATAPRVAPLMRQSQLPPTVALDTALCQSPRERARLLQAIDHSLRYLHTPKAGQDYSTYTAPGQPGAILGPNLQQRVIRSLQRFRHLVQTCRSAAELQAAVKREFVFYQAIGADGQGRVDFTGYYAPTYRASLVPTAEYRYPLFRRPPNFEQWPEPHPTRLELEGADGQQWRNGPLRGLELVYLRDRLEAFLVHVQGSAELQLPDGRRFTVGYAGKTNHPYTSIGQELIRDGKMARGELTLPRLIVYFQANPAELDHYLPRNASFVFFEPTQGRPPTGSLSIPVTPERSIATDKSLMPPGALAVINTQIPLKAQGQWQQTPVSRFVLDQDTGSAIRGPGRVDIFMGTGDVAKVRAGLINTPGQLYYLLLRE, encoded by the coding sequence ATGGCGGGTTTGTTGACAGGCGTTGTTTCGGGCATCGTGATCCTGGCAGCGAGCGCGATCGCCACAGCACCAAGGGTTGCCCCCTTGATGCGCCAAAGCCAACTCCCACCAACCGTTGCCCTAGATACTGCCCTCTGCCAATCTCCTAGGGAACGAGCACGGCTGCTGCAAGCCATTGACCACAGTTTGCGTTACCTGCACACTCCTAAAGCGGGTCAAGACTATAGCACTTACACCGCCCCCGGCCAGCCCGGTGCAATCCTGGGGCCAAATCTCCAGCAGCGGGTCATTCGCTCTCTCCAACGCTTTCGCCATCTGGTACAAACCTGTCGCTCTGCAGCAGAACTGCAAGCAGCCGTCAAACGAGAATTTGTTTTTTATCAGGCCATCGGCGCCGATGGCCAAGGGCGAGTGGATTTCACGGGCTATTATGCCCCGACCTATCGTGCCAGCTTGGTGCCCACAGCAGAATACCGCTACCCTCTATTTCGTCGCCCCCCTAATTTTGAGCAGTGGCCAGAGCCGCACCCCACCCGCTTGGAACTGGAAGGAGCAGATGGGCAGCAGTGGCGCAATGGCCCTTTACGGGGTCTGGAACTGGTCTATTTGCGCGATCGCCTAGAGGCCTTTCTTGTGCACGTCCAAGGGTCGGCTGAACTGCAACTGCCCGATGGTCGCCGCTTTACCGTGGGCTATGCCGGCAAAACGAATCACCCCTACACCAGTATTGGCCAAGAACTCATTCGCGATGGCAAGATGGCCCGTGGGGAACTGACACTACCCCGCCTTATCGTTTACTTTCAGGCCAACCCCGCTGAGTTAGATCACTATTTACCCCGCAACGCCAGCTTTGTCTTTTTTGAACCCACCCAAGGGCGTCCCCCCACAGGTAGTCTCTCGATACCGGTCACGCCTGAGCGTTCCATTGCCACCGATAAGTCTCTAATGCCACCGGGCGCCTTGGCGGTGATCAACACGCAGATTCCCCTCAAGGCCCAAGGTCAATGGCAGCAAACCCCCGTTAGCCGTTTTGTCTTGGATCAGGATACGGGTAGTGCCATCCGGGGCCCCGGTCGTGTCGATATTTTCATGGGTACGGGAGATGTCGCCAAAGTGCGCGCCGGTCTCATTAATACGCCAGGGCAGTTGTACTATTTGCTGCTGCGGGAATAG
- a CDS encoding ABC transporter ATP-binding protein has translation MLGKTSYRFLLPYVLRYWQIFFLALLCTLGFVGTTPLIVQLVGQTAALVGAGNLEQLLPWCLAALGVFVGRSTCQFGQDMLMAYGVLRTIYDIRLTLYSHLQSLGIDYFQRAATGDLTYRLTGDVEAIAEIIQRILQQLLPAALTVLVLLVYMIYLNWPLTFAALILTPLVVALMGWFGSQLRAASRRNQDAVGGLSSYLMEVVAGIRLIKAFATEDNALQHFEQEVQRNCRARFQIARIQAIQYPVVGFLEALSIMTLFILGAWQIGLGHLSAPELVSFGAAAALLIDPVNQISNNYNYLKIAEASLDRSFGLLSIEPNVRELPDAQPLPPISGKVEYAQVYFGYDPQQPVLQDFNLLVEPGEIIALVGYSGAGKSTVVNLLLRFYDPQQGKVLIDGIDIKTVTLKSLRRQIGIVPQETILFSGTVAHNIAFGDSQPDWEQLINAAKIANAHDFITRLPDGYQTWLGERGINLSGGQRQRLAIARAIYADPRILILDEATSALDAESETLVQNALEKAMKGRTVFIIAHRLATVRRADRILVLEQGRIIESGSHEELLAQSARYAQFYTQQYFPDAE, from the coding sequence ATGCTGGGCAAAACCAGTTATCGTTTTCTTCTTCCCTATGTATTGCGCTATTGGCAAATATTTTTCTTGGCGCTTTTGTGTACCTTGGGCTTTGTCGGCACTACCCCCCTGATTGTGCAATTAGTCGGTCAGACGGCGGCACTGGTAGGTGCGGGCAATTTAGAGCAGTTGCTGCCCTGGTGTCTGGCTGCGCTGGGGGTGTTTGTTGGGCGCAGTACCTGTCAATTCGGTCAAGACATGCTGATGGCCTACGGCGTTCTACGTACGATTTATGACATTCGCCTGACCTTGTATAGCCATCTTCAGTCTCTTGGTATCGATTATTTTCAAAGGGCAGCCACAGGGGACTTGACCTACCGTCTGACGGGAGATGTGGAGGCGATCGCCGAAATTATTCAGCGGATTTTGCAACAACTGCTACCCGCTGCCCTCACGGTGCTTGTCCTGTTGGTCTACATGATCTATCTCAACTGGCCGTTAACCTTTGCCGCCTTGATCCTCACCCCCTTAGTCGTCGCCCTAATGGGCTGGTTTGGCAGTCAGCTAAGGGCAGCATCTCGTCGTAACCAAGACGCCGTGGGGGGATTGTCCTCCTATCTCATGGAGGTCGTTGCTGGGATTCGCCTCATCAAAGCCTTCGCCACGGAAGACAATGCCCTGCAGCATTTTGAGCAGGAGGTGCAAAGGAACTGTCGCGCCCGCTTTCAAATTGCCCGTATTCAGGCCATTCAGTACCCTGTGGTCGGGTTTCTAGAGGCCCTCAGCATCATGACTCTGTTTATTCTGGGGGCATGGCAGATTGGCCTGGGGCATCTGAGTGCACCAGAGTTGGTGAGTTTTGGCGCTGCTGCCGCCCTGCTCATCGATCCAGTCAATCAAATTTCCAATAACTATAACTATCTCAAGATTGCCGAAGCTTCCCTAGATCGCAGTTTTGGTCTATTGAGCATTGAGCCCAACGTCAGGGAGTTACCCGACGCCCAACCCCTACCGCCAATTTCTGGAAAAGTCGAATACGCCCAGGTTTACTTTGGCTATGACCCCCAGCAGCCCGTTCTGCAGGACTTTAATCTTTTGGTGGAGCCGGGAGAGATCATTGCCCTGGTGGGCTATTCTGGAGCCGGGAAATCAACCGTTGTCAACCTGTTGCTCCGTTTTTATGATCCCCAGCAGGGGAAGGTCCTCATTGATGGCATTGATATTAAAACCGTCACTCTCAAGAGTTTACGGCGGCAAATTGGCATCGTGCCCCAGGAAACGATACTGTTTTCGGGCACCGTTGCCCACAACATTGCCTTTGGGGATTCTCAACCCGATTGGGAGCAACTGATTAACGCAGCCAAAATTGCCAATGCCCATGACTTTATTACGCGCCTTCCCGATGGCTATCAGACATGGCTCGGGGAGAGGGGTATCAATCTCTCAGGCGGCCAACGGCAGCGCCTGGCGATCGCCCGCGCCATTTATGCCGATCCGCGGATTTTAATTTTGGATGAGGCGACCTCCGCTTTGGACGCCGAATCAGAGACCTTGGTGCAAAATGCTTTGGAGAAGGCAATGAAGGGCCGCACCGTCTTTATTATTGCCCACCGTTTGGCCACGGTTCGTCGCGCCGATCGCATTCTTGTTCTAGAGCAGGGGCGGATCATTGAAAGCGGTAGCCACGAAGAACTGCTTGCCCAGTCTGCCCGCTATGCCCAGTTTTACACCCAGCAGTATTTCCCAGACGCGGAATGA
- a CDS encoding MinD/ParA family protein translates to MGSIISVHSFRGGTGKSNTTANLGCTLAILGYRVAIVDTDIQSPGIHVLFGLESEDTEHALNDYLWGRCKITDVAREVSHLITAHGQQAKGAIYLIPSSLKTSEITRVLREGYDVGLLNDGFQQLLQGLNLDFLLIDTHPGLNEETLLSITISDALVLILRPDRQDFQGTAVTVDVARQLDVPKMVMVVNKVPSAFNQDSLKQQVETTYGVPVAGILPVCEEMFQLGSSDIFCLRYPEHPYSLVIRSIVQHLLD, encoded by the coding sequence ATGGGGAGCATTATTTCTGTGCATTCTTTTCGTGGGGGCACAGGCAAATCAAATACAACCGCAAATCTGGGCTGTACCTTGGCGATATTGGGCTATCGGGTGGCGATCGTAGACACCGATATTCAATCCCCCGGTATCCATGTGCTCTTTGGCCTTGAGTCGGAAGATACGGAACATGCCCTCAATGATTACCTGTGGGGACGCTGTAAAATTACCGATGTGGCGCGTGAGGTCAGCCATCTCATTACTGCCCACGGCCAGCAAGCCAAAGGAGCCATCTATCTGATTCCCTCTAGCCTCAAAACGAGTGAAATTACCCGTGTCTTGCGGGAGGGCTACGATGTCGGCCTCCTGAATGATGGTTTTCAGCAGTTGCTGCAAGGGCTGAATCTGGACTTTTTGCTGATTGATACCCACCCAGGACTGAATGAGGAAACCCTGCTGTCGATTACGATTTCCGATGCCTTGGTACTGATTCTGCGCCCTGATCGCCAAGACTTTCAAGGAACAGCGGTCACGGTTGATGTGGCGCGACAGCTTGATGTGCCGAAAATGGTGATGGTGGTTAACAAAGTCCCCAGTGCTTTTAATCAAGACTCCCTCAAGCAGCAGGTGGAGACGACCTATGGTGTGCCGGTTGCGGGCATCCTGCCTGTTTGTGAAGAGATGTTTCAACTGGGGAGCAGCGATATTTTCTGTTTACGCTATCCTGAGCATCCCTACAGTCTTGTTATCAGGAGTATTGTGCAGCATCTGTTGGATTAG
- the mnmE gene encoding tRNA uridine-5-carboxymethylaminomethyl(34) synthesis GTPase MnmE, whose amino-acid sequence MRHLHDTIAAIATAIVPQQGSIGIVRLSGAKAVAIARSLFEAPGKQPWESHRILYGYVRDPQTKERVDEALLLLMLAPRSYTREDVVEFHCHGGLIPVQRVLQLCIAAGARLADPGEFTLRAFLNGRLDLTQAESVAELVAAQSTTAAQIALAGLTGKLARPLKQIRQTCLSLLAEIEARLDFTDELPPLNPAAIAAEIRGLQQQVSEFLATAERGALIRTGLKVAIVGRPNVGKSSLLNAWSRSDRAIVTDLPGTTRDIVESQLVVGGIPIQVLDTAGIRETDNLVEQIGVQRSRQAAASADLILLVIDASQGWTAADQEIYDQLELQQRRQQAPQSVLVILNKADLLSETVAIKDIPLPIAPIPTVLLSALSQQGIEHLEAAILNLVQGQGVTAANWDLAINQRQAALLEQVRQSLNHVLAAIEAQLPLDFWTIDLHAAARALGTLTGEEVTESILTEIFSRFCIGK is encoded by the coding sequence GTGCGACATCTCCATGACACGATTGCGGCGATCGCCACGGCCATTGTGCCCCAGCAGGGGAGTATCGGTATTGTCCGTCTCTCCGGAGCCAAAGCGGTAGCGATCGCCCGCTCTTTATTTGAGGCTCCCGGCAAGCAGCCTTGGGAATCCCATCGTATTCTCTATGGCTATGTCCGAGACCCCCAAACCAAGGAACGGGTGGACGAAGCTCTTCTGCTGCTAATGTTGGCACCGCGCTCCTACACCCGCGAAGACGTGGTGGAATTTCATTGCCATGGCGGCTTGATACCGGTGCAGCGAGTGCTGCAACTGTGTATTGCTGCGGGTGCCCGCCTGGCAGATCCGGGGGAATTTACGCTGCGTGCTTTCCTCAACGGTCGCCTTGACCTTACCCAAGCTGAGAGTGTGGCCGAGCTGGTGGCTGCCCAATCCACCACCGCTGCCCAAATAGCGCTGGCGGGTCTGACGGGCAAATTGGCTCGGCCCCTAAAGCAAATTCGTCAAACTTGCCTATCCCTGTTGGCGGAAATTGAGGCCCGGTTGGATTTTACCGACGAGCTGCCCCCCCTGAATCCTGCGGCCATTGCCGCGGAAATTCGCGGCCTACAGCAGCAAGTTTCAGAGTTTCTAGCCACAGCGGAGCGGGGAGCGCTCATTCGCACAGGGCTGAAAGTGGCAATTGTTGGCCGGCCCAATGTGGGGAAGTCCAGTTTGCTAAACGCTTGGAGCCGCAGCGATCGCGCCATTGTCACCGATTTGCCGGGCACCACCCGTGATATTGTGGAGTCTCAATTGGTAGTCGGTGGGATTCCAATCCAAGTGCTTGATACCGCAGGTATTCGCGAGACCGATAACCTGGTGGAACAAATTGGCGTCCAGCGATCGCGCCAGGCCGCCGCCAGTGCTGATCTCATCCTCCTGGTCATTGATGCTAGTCAAGGGTGGACAGCTGCCGATCAGGAGATTTACGACCAACTCGAGCTGCAACAGCGGCGGCAGCAAGCGCCTCAGTCAGTCTTGGTCATTTTGAATAAAGCTGATCTCCTCAGCGAAACCGTCGCGATTAAGGATATTCCCTTGCCTATCGCCCCCATCCCCACTGTGCTCCTCTCTGCCTTGAGTCAACAGGGAATTGAGCACCTTGAGGCGGCCATTCTCAACCTAGTCCAGGGTCAAGGGGTGACAGCCGCCAATTGGGATTTGGCCATCAATCAACGCCAAGCTGCTCTCCTTGAGCAGGTGCGCCAATCCCTCAACCATGTTCTTGCTGCCATTGAGGCCCAACTTCCCCTGGATTTTTGGACAATTGACCTGCATGCGGCCGCCCGGGCCCTTGGCACATTGACGGGGGAAGAGGTCACCGAGTCAATCCTCACAGAAATCTTTAGCCGCTTTTGTATTGGTAAATAG
- the mraY gene encoding phospho-N-acetylmuramoyl-pentapeptide-transferase, giving the protein MPSTKTTAAIEPRWLTGQRLFRLLALGLLIASIAYDTGANYWQRPLQTLTVPWLVSFAIVAVLGMAVVPILRRLKTGQIIREDGPQSHLQKSGTPTMGGIFFVPPGLGLALLWTGFAQGKLSPTVVAIALLVLWYAAIGWWDDWQVLQRQSNKGLSARLRLLLEGIGAALFCAWLVGSDPAATVVTAPWGWVWPLGVVFIPLAIFVPMAEGNALNLTDGLDGLAGGTAAIALLALGMILTAHPDLQILAVVMSGACLGFLWHNHHPARVFMGDTGSLALGAVLAGIGLASHHLWELLIVSGLFFVESLSVIAQVLYYKATKGPDGVGKRLLRMAPLHHHFELGGWSELRVVSTFYGVVALLGLLCCLLQWLA; this is encoded by the coding sequence ATGCCCTCCACCAAAACCACCGCTGCCATTGAACCCCGCTGGCTGACAGGACAGCGACTTTTTCGCCTCCTCGCCCTTGGCCTCCTCATTGCTAGCATCGCTTACGACACCGGGGCAAACTACTGGCAGCGGCCGTTGCAAACCTTAACAGTGCCTTGGTTGGTGAGTTTTGCCATCGTGGCGGTTCTAGGGATGGCCGTCGTGCCCATATTGCGGCGGTTGAAAACTGGGCAAATTATCCGCGAAGATGGCCCACAATCTCACCTGCAAAAATCGGGTACACCGACGATGGGGGGAATCTTTTTTGTGCCGCCGGGGTTAGGGCTGGCGCTCCTGTGGACGGGGTTTGCTCAGGGGAAGCTATCGCCAACGGTGGTGGCGATCGCGCTGCTGGTGCTGTGGTATGCCGCCATTGGTTGGTGGGACGACTGGCAAGTTCTGCAGCGCCAATCCAACAAAGGATTATCGGCTCGGCTGCGGCTGCTCCTAGAGGGCATTGGGGCGGCTCTTTTTTGTGCTTGGCTGGTGGGTAGTGATCCTGCGGCAACGGTTGTGACGGCTCCTTGGGGGTGGGTCTGGCCTTTAGGGGTGGTATTTATCCCCTTGGCAATTTTTGTGCCGATGGCGGAAGGGAATGCCCTGAATCTTACCGATGGTCTCGATGGTCTTGCCGGTGGCACTGCGGCGATCGCCCTCCTTGCTTTAGGTATGATTCTGACTGCCCATCCCGATTTGCAAATTCTGGCCGTTGTTATGAGTGGTGCCTGTCTTGGCTTCCTCTGGCACAATCACCACCCGGCACGGGTGTTTATGGGGGATACCGGCTCCCTGGCCCTGGGGGCAGTTCTTGCGGGCATTGGCTTGGCGAGTCACCACCTCTGGGAACTGTTAATTGTCAGTGGTCTTTTTTTTGTGGAGTCCCTTTCAGTGATTGCCCAAGTGCTCTACTACAAGGCCACAAAAGGCCCCGACGGTGTGGGCAAGCGGCTGCTGCGCATGGCCCCGCTGCACCATCACTTTGAGTTGGGGGGCTGGTCGGAACTGCGGGTGGTGAGTACGTTTTATGGGGTGGTCGCCCTGTTGGGACTGCTCTGCTGCCTCCTGCAATGGTTGGCCTAA
- a CDS encoding zinc-binding dehydrogenase, translated as MKAAVLYGKEDVRIETVADPTPGPGEVVIRVRAATTCGTDLKVWRRGGHARMLTPPILFGHEAAGEIVALGAGVTGWQLGDRVVANNSAPCGQCFYCQRQAFSLCPHLEFNNGTFAEYLKIPASIVRQNLLPIPESLPFALAALTEPLACVLHGIARSGFDPAMVETWPSPPQIVVLGDGAIGLMFVGVLAQQGARVLAFGGSDQRLAIATTFGAEQTINHHRCGDIPAVVKDWTAGRGADIVIEATGIPEVWETAIACGRPGATINLFGGCPRETTIHVDTERLHYEELTLKGVFHNTPAFVRQALALIASGTLPFEKLISGQAPLTEIENVLQAMKARQVIKVALQP; from the coding sequence ATGAAGGCCGCAGTGCTCTACGGCAAAGAAGATGTGCGCATTGAAACCGTAGCCGATCCCACACCGGGGCCGGGGGAAGTGGTGATTCGGGTACGAGCTGCCACCACCTGTGGCACCGATTTGAAGGTGTGGCGGCGCGGCGGTCATGCGCGGATGCTGACACCGCCGATTCTCTTTGGCCATGAGGCGGCCGGGGAAATTGTTGCGCTTGGAGCCGGCGTGACGGGATGGCAGCTGGGCGATCGCGTGGTGGCCAATAATTCCGCCCCCTGTGGTCAGTGTTTCTACTGTCAGCGGCAGGCCTTTTCCCTCTGTCCCCATCTGGAATTTAACAATGGCACATTTGCCGAGTACTTGAAAATTCCCGCCAGTATTGTTCGCCAAAACCTTTTGCCCATTCCAGAATCCCTCCCCTTTGCTTTAGCCGCCCTCACAGAACCCCTCGCCTGTGTTCTCCACGGCATTGCCCGCTCTGGCTTTGACCCGGCGATGGTGGAAACGTGGCCGAGTCCACCACAAATTGTTGTCCTTGGGGATGGCGCCATTGGCCTGATGTTTGTCGGCGTGCTGGCCCAGCAGGGGGCACGAGTTCTTGCCTTTGGCGGTTCCGATCAGCGGCTGGCGATCGCTACCACCTTTGGGGCAGAGCAAACCATCAATCATCACCGGTGCGGGGATATTCCCGCCGTCGTCAAAGACTGGACAGCAGGACGGGGCGCCGACATTGTCATTGAAGCCACTGGGATTCCTGAAGTCTGGGAAACGGCAATCGCCTGTGGTCGGCCGGGCGCCACAATCAACCTCTTTGGCGGTTGTCCTCGGGAAACAACTATCCACGTGGATACAGAACGCCTGCACTACGAAGAACTCACCCTCAAGGGCGTCTTCCACAACACCCCTGCCTTTGTCCGCCAAGCCCTGGCATTGATTGCCAGTGGTACACTGCCCTTTGAAAAGCTCATTAGTGGCCAAGCCCCCCTAACGGAGATTGAAAATGTTCTGCAAGCGATGAAGGCACGCCAAGTGATTAAAGTGGCACTGCAACCCTAG
- a CDS encoding MarR family transcriptional regulator: protein MMNSQDASSGSNGGLNPADLLVLPDRQRSLLTLMMRQPMPCTVPELAEQLQWSAEEVSAALAEVLQRGYVTVDNDTYQVKFGRRTPRVQAKGQSPRVAAVWDKLG, encoded by the coding sequence ATGATGAATAGTCAAGATGCCAGCAGTGGTTCTAATGGGGGTCTCAATCCAGCAGATTTACTGGTTTTACCCGATCGCCAGCGATCGCTGTTGACACTGATGATGCGCCAGCCGATGCCCTGCACCGTGCCAGAATTGGCTGAGCAGTTACAGTGGTCTGCCGAAGAGGTCAGCGCCGCCCTCGCGGAGGTTCTGCAACGGGGCTACGTAACAGTTGACAATGACACCTACCAAGTCAAATTCGGACGGCGTACGCCGCGCGTCCAAGCCAAGGGTCAATCTCCCCGTGTCGCGGCGGTTTGGGACAAGTTGGGCTAG